ttgaggACCGTCTGATCAGTGCGTGAAGTTTATACAGAAATGCGTGCATCTGTCAGACAGAGGTGAACATGGCAGAAGTCTCGGAGAGGACACTCCAAGTGGCGGTGGTTGTCTCCTTTGCTGTGGGCTTCGTGGCGGGCTGGCAGGCCAacaggatgaggaggaggtttCTAGACTGGAGGAAAAAGCGACTACAAGACAAACTGTCCGAGACGCAGAAGAAAATCGACCTGTCCTGAAGGGTAATGGCCTGtactgtgtgtttatgtaacaCATGGCTACATGTCGAGGCCAAGAGTAAGACTATGTGGTATGTGGTTTACTTATACTTGCCTGTACAGGCTACCTACCTACATTGTAGACAAGATGTGTGTCATTTCCCTGCTCTATTTCATCATTGTTATGTTCTTTCAGATTTTCCATTGGCTGCTGGTGGACTGGACTGGTTCTGCTTGATACACTGGAAGAAATCAGCACATTTCCAGATCGTGAAGGCTGTGACTCTCTATATGGACTTTAACTTTACATTCacaaaaatcactacatttggagCCCTCAAATGTGTCTAATTGTCCAGTAGACctaatttgtattttgtagcTCTGTGgtcaataaattattttttacatttggtAGACTAAGCATATATTTTTGTGCATCAATACTTCCTAATAATTTGAGTGGATTGTGAATCTAAGATCTGATCAGCTATAACAGTGTTACAAAGCCATCTTAAACTGTGAACAgcacattttagtttatttcagtaGGCCTATTTATAAAGGTATCGTgctggcgccctctgctggttgaCATGCCTGGTTACATATAGTATGATTCAACTCCTTCAGTGCtgtgataaaacatttaaaactgacaaaaagagtGGGCAGGTCAGTGTTTGCTTTTCTAGGTCTTTCAGAAGAGTAtcaaaatgatccatgggtATCCTATAATATTTTGGAGTTTAATAGTGTTCTGTAAATTATAATGATACGGTTATAGACCAAAATTGTGGGGTTCATTTCACCTTGTGTATGTTCTATTGACAGTCACTGCAGCAGAGGAAACAAACAgtgtaacatttaaaatatcagtttatttcAATAAGTTTTCATTCACAAGCCTTTCATATTTAATATTAGCAGGTTGATTATTACTATAGTTTATCTGTTACTATGGCAACTAAATATTGTGAAATAggtttacaaaaataaagtataGATGCTGTCAGTAGGTGGTGCTACAGGTCTGTGACACTGTCCACATCTTTACTCCACATTAAATTGTTGACATTGCTTCAGGTGGGAGTTTTTAGAAATGGCAGCTTTAACATATTATTTAATAGCACCTCTAGATATTAATATAAATTGAAATGAGTAACTGGATCAcgtcaaaatatataaaaaaactttTTCATAAAAACATTATTCCATAATTCTG
This sequence is a window from Periophthalmus magnuspinnatus isolate fPerMag1 chromosome 24, fPerMag1.2.pri, whole genome shotgun sequence. Protein-coding genes within it:
- the LOC129457406 gene encoding mitoregulin-like, with the translated sequence MAEVSERTLQVAVVVSFAVGFVAGWQANRMRRRFLDWRKKRLQDKLSETQKKIDLS